A genomic stretch from Synechococcales cyanobacterium T60_A2020_003 includes:
- a CDS encoding dienelactone hydrolase family protein — protein sequence MSTIQTQTVQLTSGQQQIDAYVAAPVAAGSYPGVIVLQEIFGVNAHIRDITERFARLGYVAIAPALYQRLAPGFETGYTPDDITIGRVYKEQTKADELLNDIQAAADWLKAQPNVQGGIGCIGFCFGGHVAYLAATLPDIKATASFYGAGIPTWCPGEATPTIHRTPQIKGILHAFFGMDDASIPVEHVDQIEAALSEAHIPHQIWRYPGADHGFFCDRRGSYNADAAADAWEKVKALFQAELR from the coding sequence ATGAGCACCATCCAAACCCAAACCGTTCAACTCACCAGCGGTCAGCAGCAGATTGACGCTTATGTTGCCGCCCCCGTTGCCGCAGGCTCCTATCCAGGCGTGATTGTTCTGCAAGAAATTTTTGGGGTGAATGCCCATATTCGAGATATCACCGAACGTTTTGCCCGTCTAGGATATGTGGCGATCGCCCCAGCCTTGTATCAACGCCTTGCCCCTGGCTTCGAGACCGGATACACCCCCGATGACATCACGATCGGACGTGTCTACAAAGAGCAAACGAAGGCCGATGAACTCCTGAACGACATCCAGGCCGCTGCCGATTGGCTAAAGGCGCAACCCAATGTTCAGGGTGGGATCGGCTGTATTGGCTTTTGCTTTGGGGGGCATGTCGCCTATCTAGCGGCAACCTTGCCGGATATTAAAGCGACCGCATCGTTTTATGGCGCTGGCATTCCCACTTGGTGCCCTGGGGAGGCAACGCCAACGATTCACCGGACGCCCCAGATCAAAGGCATTCTTCATGCTTTCTTTGGGATGGACGATGCCAGCATCCCGGTGGAACACGTCGATCAGATCGAAGCAGCGTTATCCGAGGCGCACATTCCCCACCAGATTTGGCGCTATCCCGGAGCCGATCACGGCTTTTTCTGCGATCGCCGGGGCAGCTACAATGCCGATGCCGCAGCGGATGCATGGGA